AAAACCAACGCCAAAAAAACAATTCTAATTTCCAACCCAACAGAAGAAGTATAGATCTTTTAGAAAGCCCCAATTAATTTCCCTCCACACAATACACCATTTGCCTTATCTCCAAAAGATCCCTCCAAACTCAAACCACAATGCCCAGAAAATTCCTTTACTATTTCCCCTGTGAAGAATGCTCTGTTTGAGCTGAAATAATTTTTGAAAAGTGGTAAAAAAAAATGGCTTCCAAACTAGGGGTTGCTGCTTTAACTTCCCCAAGGATTTTTTCAGCTCCAAGAAGAAAACCCTTAGTTACAGTCTCCACTGCATCTCCATTATCATTCTCTTTGAAGGATGCTTCTTCTCAGTTCATGGCTGTTCGCCGTCTCGCAGTTCGCCGTAGATTCTTACTTCTTGCCCCCAACGCTGCTACTGATAAGCAAGGTTTTTTTTTGGCACTTTTTCATGTTCAAGTACTTACTCTAAAGATTTGATTTTGACCATTATTTCTCTCATCAAACAATTATTAAAGGTTCAAGTCATTAAGCAATGATTAATAGGCCATGTCATCGAACTTGAATGATCAAGTATTTGTAAATAATGGAAGTATGTTGAAGTTTATTTTCAAGTAATTGGTTCAAAGCTGGATGTTGGTTGTTTTATACAATTAGCAGTACCTCATAAATCATACTCTTACAACATATTTGGTCATAACATTTAAGGGTTGATTAGCATTCGCAACTCTGAGGGCCAATCAAACATATTCTGAGGTTATAATAATGATATACTGATATAGATTTAGGGTCTATTAGCATTCGCAGCTCTGAGGGTCAATCAAACATTTTCCGAGGTTATAATACTGATATAGATTTAAGGGTCTATTAGCATTCGCAACTCTGAGGGCCAATCAAACATTTTCCGAAGTTATAATAATGATATAGATCTTCAAACAATCTAATTTCATAATAAAATTAGTGATGCTCATGTAAGCCTTTAGCTTGGCCTCTAGATCATGAGTTCATGACTTAGACATCAATGAAGTGGGAAAGGATTCGAATTAGTGAGCTCACTGCAATCTTGACCAGTTCAAAATGAGTTCTTCAACGAAGCATTAGATTATCCTAGTTGAAGATGCAAGAAACTTATCCTAGATGATTAATCTGAATGCAAATAGGagtattataaaataaaaaacaaatagaATCCAATGAGAAAATTCGACTTACTAGCTTCTTCTGCAATACTTGTATTCATTTGTTCTTCTGTGAAAAATGAGAAGTATTAAGTAAAAGTAATTGTAATTTTCAGGTCAGACGGGAGGTGAAGACGAAACTATAGACAGTAATATGTTACAATATTGCAGTATTGACAAGAAGGCAAAGAAATCAATAGGGGATCTTGAACAGGATTTCTTACAAGCACTACAAGTatacatatagtaactctttgttTAATTAGCTAGTTTCTCTTCATTTTCCCTGCTTCTTAGTATTCAGAACAGAACATTTGAGTATGGACTATAACACTACCTCTTTTCGGTGGTCAGTCATTCTACTATGAGGGGAAAGCTGTCATGTCAAACGAGGAATTCGACAATCTCAAGGAAGAGTTAATGTGGGAAGGAAGCAGCATAGTAATGCTAAGTTAGTTTCATTTGTACACTGTCAAAAACATTCGAAACTATTCAGTTGTTTCCTGACTAATGATGATGCTAATAAGTGTAACTTGTTTCATTTTCTTGACTAATTCACCAAACAGGTCCTGATGAGCAGAGGTTTCTAGAAGCTTCCATGGCTTATGTAGCTGGAAAACCAATTTTGTCAGATAAGGAGTTTGATGAACTAAAGATGAATCTTAAGGTCTGTACCTTGCTGACTGCTTGGAACAGACTTCTTTCTTATAAATAATCCCTCAGTATTTTTATCAGCTAACCTGTTGTCAATTGCTGATGCCACTCACTTGTTTTCCAGACGGGAGGTAGTATGATTGTCGTGGAGGGTCCTCGTTGCAGTCTTAGGAGTAGAAAGGTCTGATATGTTCCATTAGCATCTTTACTTTAAATGTTAAGTGttcatataattattttaagttGTTAGAGTCACTTGATATCTATGATGGTTTGATTCTTCCTAATGAGCTTCAGTCTGACAGGTTTACAGCGACCTCAGTGTTGACTACTTCAAAATGTTCTTGTTGAATGTTCCAGCTGCTGTCGTTGCCCTTGGACTGTGAGTATATCTATAACCTGTTTACTGTCCTTTCCCCTTTCGCCTATGTTACTCAGAGTCATGTACTCCTCTAGTAGAATTCaaatattttcagattatattccTTGATCTACCATCAAATCTGATGTAGGAAATGGCTCAACTCTTGAACAGGTTTTTCTTCTTGGATGATCTGACCGGATTTGAGATCACTGTACTGTTGGAGGTAATAATCTTACTTACTGTTTCACCAATCTCAGTCTATTTGTGTTCCTATTCTTGTATTCATCAGTAACTGCAGGAATTTGATCATTCTGTTTTACATCACTGCAGCTTCCAGAGCCTTTCAGTTTCATTTTCACATGGTTTGCTGCACTTCCAGCAATACTATGGTTATCTCAGGCCATCACAAAGCTTATTGTCAGAGATTTTCTCATTTTGAAGGTAATGCATCCCCTTTTTTCATGAgcataacaatttaattaacGTCCTTAATCATGTGGTTAATATATTGTTACCATCTACTAGGGCACTTGTCCTAACTGTGGTACAGAGAACCTCTCCTTCTTTGGAACTATTCTTTCAGTATCCAGTGGCGGCGCCACCAACAGTGTGAAATGCTCAGAGTAAGAAATAATCTACCTGCTACAAATAATTTTGGAACTTGagaaatatattaattatttcttgTCTAATAATCGTTATGAAACATCTTTCTTCAGCTGTGGCACGAAATTAGAATTTGATTCGAGTAAGCGTATGTTGACAATACCAGAAGGAAGCCAAGCTTAAGGTCAAGGTATACACAATATACTTGTCTGTAATCCCCTGctaattatctgatttaagtctTCTGAAGTTGTCTTGACCTTATACCTAAAACATGATCCCAAGTACTATCTGAAATGCAATTTTTCTATATACTACAGACCCAACGAAGAATCATTGAGGTCTCAGCTTAGTGGTTAAGATTGACCTCTGTATAATAGGTCTTAGGTTCGAATCTCtccgcccccatttgtaatttgcattgcccttgtggctcattcgcataGGGATTATTCCTAACTAATGGGAGATTTGATTTAAGAAAATGGTTAAAACTATGGATTATTTACACCAAAATTTCCAGAAATACCCAAGTTTGTCGCGCCGAATTTTTGGCTACTAATATATATACACTTTTCTTTGTTGCAGATTTTGTGCAAGGGTATATTCAGCTGATTGCGCGCAAGTGTGGAATTTAATTGGGATGCTGTATTAATTCCTTTGTAGATTGAAAGGGTTGAGATCAGCGGGTTCTTGTCGCAAATCTGCAGGGTGTAACAGTTCGCTAATAAATTTCTGCAACCTATGTATATTCCGATAAACTTCCTGCATACTAGAGGCAGAGTAAAAGTGAATATTCTCCTTATGTAATTCTTATACAAGCTCTTGAACCATTGGATATGGAGTGAAACACAAACCTCAATCTCTATGAGACTCTATGTAAATTTTTACCAGTATTGTACATGAACTCTATGGCACTCACTATTAACTAACCAGAAAGAATTaccaggaaaaaaaattaaggcaTCTTTTCAAAGATGTGGAAAATCAATCGATAAGGGTTTcatattaatattaaaatttgAATACAAGGTAACTTAAGAAATGATTTGTCATGGTTCTACTCTACATGTCATTTTTCAGGCATAACAAACCCTGACTCAACTATGCATAATGAAATAGTTGTACACTGGCTGAGAGCAATCAAAGCCTCGGTAACATTGTGCAACGGCTGCCATCCCTGCTCTACTCGATTGATACATCCAAGTAATCTCCGATCTACAAACATTAGAAAACAATTAACAAAATTCCCAAGAACAGAAATAACAAAATGAGTATCCTGAACCCGAATCCGACTTGTATCCGAAATGGGAAAAAATCCCGACATGAAAccaacccgacctgaacccgagTGACAAAGTAACCCGACCTGATGACCTATTTTGACAGCTCTAATCGTCAATGGTAGCTTCACGATTGAAGGATTACCTGAAAGTATATCTCAGCCAAAGCCTTGTTGTCATCTAAGCGTCTCTTATTTGCATTCGAGAAGGTTTCACCCACCTACATAACGTTAGACATAAGCTGTTAAATTGTTGAAACTCAAAAATCCTCAAAATTTACTGATACATCAATTTCCCCCCGAACTTGGAAGAAAATCCTAGCACCTTTTTTTGTGTTTATGAAAAATACAGTTGTTGTACACACAATAAAAACAAGAACTGTCCCACTTTGTGCAG
This Spinacia oleracea cultivar Varoflay chromosome 6, BTI_SOV_V1, whole genome shotgun sequence DNA region includes the following protein-coding sequences:
- the LOC110784357 gene encoding PGR5-like protein 1A, chloroplastic, translating into MASKLGVAALTSPRIFSAPRRKPLVTVSTASPLSFSLKDASSQFMAVRRLAVRRRFLLLAPNAATDKQGQTGGEDETIDSNMLQYCSIDKKAKKSIGDLEQDFLQALQSFYYEGKAVMSNEEFDNLKEELMWEGSSIVMLSPDEQRFLEASMAYVAGKPILSDKEFDELKMNLKTGGSMIVVEGPRCSLRSRKVYSDLSVDYFKMFLLNVPAAVVALGLFFFLDDLTGFEITVLLELPEPFSFIFTWFAALPAILWLSQAITKLIVRDFLILKGTCPNCGTENLSFFGTILSVSSGGATNSVKCSDCGTKLEFDSSKRMLTIPEGSQA